One Sphingomonas limnosediminicola DNA segment encodes these proteins:
- a CDS encoding polysaccharide deacetylase family protein has protein sequence MAIMVRSWERLLLASIHDVSPRFESEVDSLRDLLSPHVGYRIAMLVVPNHWGNAPIVAGSPFASRLRDWADAGSEIFLHGFYHRDQARHQTRSARLKSRFMTGGEGEFLGLSLEEASVRIAEGRKVIEDITGRAVAGFIAPAWLYGPGALEALEEAQFALAEDHFRVWSPATRRKLASGPVITWASRTRARLASSLLAAGALRHAPLQTLRVGVHPPDVRHPLLIRSIEATFNHAARNRRAARYADLLD, from the coding sequence ATGGCGATCATGGTACGGTCATGGGAACGCTTGCTGCTGGCATCCATCCACGACGTCTCCCCGCGCTTCGAGAGCGAGGTGGACAGCCTGCGCGATCTTCTATCGCCGCACGTCGGCTACCGTATCGCCATGCTCGTCGTACCGAACCATTGGGGCAACGCGCCGATCGTTGCCGGTTCGCCATTCGCGTCGCGCCTGCGGGACTGGGCGGACGCGGGGTCGGAGATATTCCTGCACGGCTTCTATCATCGCGACCAGGCGCGCCACCAAACCCGGTCCGCGAGGCTGAAGTCGCGCTTCATGACCGGGGGCGAAGGAGAATTCCTCGGCCTCTCGCTTGAGGAGGCATCAGTTCGCATCGCCGAAGGTCGAAAAGTTATCGAAGATATCACAGGGCGTGCCGTCGCGGGCTTCATCGCACCCGCCTGGCTTTACGGGCCAGGCGCGCTCGAGGCGCTCGAGGAGGCGCAGTTTGCGCTTGCTGAGGATCACTTCCGGGTCTGGTCGCCGGCGACCCGGCGGAAGCTGGCGTCGGGCCCAGTTATTACCTGGGCCAGCCGAACGCGCGCGCGCTTGGCCTCGTCATTGCTAGCGGCGGGAGCGCTCAGACATGCGCCGCTGCAAACCCTTCGCGTCGGCGTCCATCCGCCCGACGTGCGTCACCCGCTTCTCATCCGAAGCATCGAGGCGACTTTCAATCACGCAGCGCGAAACCGCCGCGCTGCCCGCTACGCCGACTTGCTGGACTAA
- a CDS encoding bifunctional diguanylate cyclase/phosphodiesterase, which produces MQAAAHRLSAAPRQRLTDKSNTNAHLALVDGTGLLDALPIAAAIIERVDGKELRVAAHNDRFVDTVHRSSCTALDWNDAECLRSGPIADLLQSFFDGTAGAAELDFKNGEGVSSHFFRVKLAPLPKSEDAPRCLLSVVDRTVEVQSERALRAEMLRDSLTGLPNRLAFSEAIEKAEEAPSRDIDHAVLVVDMLRFSRINESMGGLAGDELLITFARRLILALRAGDVLARTGGNEFGILVSLRRGVEDALKAADRIQKVMAAPFKISDLEIRVECAIGVALMHGGQDPEELFRNAQFAVKQAKMVGKPQVYEPKQATEARRRFSVETELRRALDRDQLQLFYQPLINLKTGEVSGFEALARWDHEDRGEISPTEFIPVAEESGLILQLGRWAMDKAATTLAGWDKQAGEKLPLYVGVNLSAIQVARDNIAEVVESALKSSGLSGNRLTLELTESSIVQDPARATRVFHALKELETTVAMDDFGTGYSSLAYLQRLPIDVLKIDRSFVAGMMVDPDSVAIVRAVLSLAEALGMSTTAEGIETVELATTLATLGCASGQGFYFAKPLEADAAIDCWKSRRR; this is translated from the coding sequence ATGCAGGCCGCAGCCCACCGCTTGTCCGCTGCCCCGAGGCAACGGCTGACGGACAAGTCGAACACGAACGCGCACCTTGCGCTCGTGGACGGCACTGGCTTGCTCGATGCGCTTCCGATTGCGGCCGCCATCATCGAACGCGTCGACGGCAAGGAATTGCGGGTCGCGGCGCATAATGACCGCTTCGTCGACACCGTCCACCGATCGTCCTGCACGGCGCTCGACTGGAACGACGCCGAGTGCCTGCGTTCTGGCCCCATTGCGGACCTGCTGCAGTCCTTCTTCGACGGCACTGCCGGCGCAGCGGAGCTCGACTTCAAGAACGGCGAGGGAGTTTCGTCGCACTTCTTCCGGGTGAAGCTGGCGCCACTTCCCAAGTCCGAGGATGCTCCGCGTTGCCTGCTGAGCGTCGTTGATCGCACGGTTGAGGTGCAGTCGGAGCGTGCGCTTCGCGCGGAGATGCTGCGTGACAGCCTGACCGGCTTGCCGAACCGGCTCGCGTTCAGCGAGGCGATCGAGAAAGCCGAGGAAGCGCCGTCCCGCGACATTGATCACGCCGTGCTGGTCGTCGACATGCTGCGCTTCTCGCGCATCAATGAGTCGATGGGCGGCCTTGCCGGCGACGAACTGCTTATCACTTTCGCGCGCCGGCTCATCCTTGCGCTCCGGGCGGGCGATGTTCTCGCTCGTACGGGCGGCAACGAGTTCGGCATCCTCGTGTCCCTGCGCCGCGGCGTGGAGGACGCGCTGAAGGCCGCGGACCGAATCCAGAAAGTCATGGCGGCGCCGTTCAAGATCTCGGACCTTGAAATCCGCGTCGAGTGCGCGATCGGCGTCGCGCTGATGCACGGAGGGCAGGACCCGGAAGAGCTGTTCCGCAATGCTCAATTCGCGGTGAAGCAAGCCAAGATGGTCGGCAAGCCGCAGGTCTACGAGCCCAAGCAGGCGACGGAGGCGCGGCGGCGCTTTTCGGTCGAGACCGAGCTTCGCCGGGCGCTCGATCGCGATCAACTACAGCTGTTCTACCAGCCGCTTATCAACCTGAAGACCGGTGAAGTGTCCGGGTTCGAGGCGCTGGCGCGGTGGGATCACGAGGATCGCGGCGAGATCAGCCCGACCGAATTCATTCCAGTCGCCGAGGAGAGCGGCCTGATCCTGCAGCTTGGCCGCTGGGCGATGGACAAAGCCGCGACAACGCTGGCCGGCTGGGACAAGCAGGCCGGCGAGAAGCTTCCGCTCTATGTCGGCGTCAACCTGTCGGCGATTCAGGTCGCGCGCGACAATATCGCCGAGGTCGTCGAAAGCGCACTCAAGTCGAGCGGCCTGAGCGGCAACCGGCTGACGCTGGAATTGACCGAGAGCTCGATCGTCCAGGACCCGGCTCGCGCAACACGCGTCTTCCACGCGCTGAAGGAACTCGAAACGACGGTTGCGATGGACGACTTTGGCACCGGCTATTCCAGCCTTGCCTATCTCCAGCGGCTACCGATTGACGTGCTCAAGATCGACCGCAGCTTCGTCGCCGGGATGATGGTCGATCCGGACAGCGTTGCGATCGTTCGCGCGGTGCTCAGCCTGGCCGAAGCTCTCGGGATGTCGACGACGGCGGAAGGGATCGAAACGGTCGAGCTGGCGACTACGCTGGCAACTCTCGGGTGCGCGTCAGGACAAGGCTTCTACTTTGCCAAGCCGCTCGAGGCGGATGCCGCTATCGACTGTTGGAAGTCTCGCCGCCGCTGA
- the parC gene encoding DNA topoisomerase IV subunit A: MPDPDISSVIETPFDAALSERYLVYALSTITARSLPDVRDGLKPVHRRLLWAMRLLRLDPAGAYKKSARVVGDVIGKYHPHGDQSVYDAMVRLAQDFALRYPLVDGQGNFGNIDGDNAAAYRYTEARLTAIAMQLMTGLDEGTVDFRATYNGEEEEPEVFPGLFPNLLANGASGIAVGMATSIPPHNLTELIEAATHLIDNPKAEDSALMDFVSGPDFPTGGVLVDSRESIAHAYATGRGSFRLRARIDVEREKGGGWHLLVSEMPYGVQKAKLIEQIAQLIADKKLPILADVKDESDEKVRLILEPRARTVDPDLLLESLFRLTDLEIRFPLNLNVLDASRTPGVMSLKQALTAWLSFQIEVMLRRSQVRIGKIDDRVELLDGFLIAYLNLDRVIEIIRTEDEPKPIMMAEFSLTDRQAEAILNMRLRSLRKLEEMEIGRERNALAKEREELVKLVESPARQRTRIKRDLQTLKDKFGDDRRTRIDEVAPAREIDWSAMIEKEPITVILSQRGWIRAMKGHVPLEEVPELKWREGDGPFIHFHAQTTDRIALFASNGRVYTLGGDKLPGARGFGEPVRLFIDLDAEVDIVELLVIRPDLKLLLASSDGKGFVTSGDATLAETRKGKQLVNLRSGAKVAVVRPVMGGADSVAVIGENRKMLLFPLSELPELVRGQGVTLQRYRDGGLADAITLRMADGLSWTLGGESGRVRTETDLTPWRAARGAAGRMPPIGFPRANKFDLR, translated from the coding sequence ATGCCTGATCCCGATATTTCGTCCGTCATCGAAACCCCGTTCGACGCCGCGCTTAGCGAGCGGTACCTCGTTTATGCCCTTTCCACGATCACCGCGCGATCGCTGCCAGACGTACGCGACGGCCTGAAGCCGGTTCACCGCCGCCTTCTGTGGGCCATGCGGCTGCTGCGGCTCGATCCGGCTGGCGCATACAAGAAGTCGGCGCGTGTCGTCGGCGACGTGATCGGCAAATATCATCCGCATGGCGACCAGTCCGTCTATGACGCAATGGTTCGCCTCGCGCAGGACTTCGCGCTCCGTTACCCGCTCGTCGACGGGCAGGGGAACTTCGGCAATATCGACGGCGATAACGCTGCCGCCTACCGCTATACCGAGGCGCGGCTGACCGCGATCGCGATGCAGCTGATGACGGGGCTCGACGAAGGGACCGTCGATTTCCGGGCGACCTACAACGGCGAAGAAGAAGAACCGGAGGTCTTCCCAGGCCTCTTCCCGAACCTTCTAGCCAACGGCGCCAGCGGCATCGCAGTCGGCATGGCGACCTCGATCCCGCCGCATAACCTCACGGAGTTGATCGAGGCGGCAACCCATCTCATCGACAATCCGAAGGCCGAAGACAGCGCGCTGATGGACTTCGTCTCAGGACCCGACTTTCCGACGGGTGGCGTGCTTGTCGACAGCCGCGAGAGCATCGCCCACGCCTATGCAACCGGTCGGGGCAGTTTCCGTCTTCGCGCCAGGATCGATGTCGAGCGCGAGAAGGGCGGGGGTTGGCACCTGTTGGTCAGCGAGATGCCCTACGGCGTCCAGAAAGCCAAGCTGATCGAACAGATCGCACAGCTGATCGCCGACAAGAAGCTGCCGATCCTCGCTGACGTGAAAGACGAGAGTGACGAGAAGGTTCGTCTGATCCTCGAACCACGCGCAAGGACCGTCGATCCGGACCTGCTGCTCGAGTCTCTCTTCCGCCTGACCGACCTCGAGATTCGCTTTCCTCTCAATCTGAACGTGCTCGACGCGAGCCGCACGCCGGGTGTCATGAGTCTCAAGCAGGCGCTGACCGCCTGGTTGTCCTTCCAGATCGAGGTGATGCTCCGCCGCAGCCAGGTGCGGATCGGCAAGATCGACGACCGTGTCGAGCTGCTCGACGGTTTCCTCATTGCTTATCTGAACCTCGACCGCGTGATCGAGATCATTCGGACCGAGGACGAGCCGAAGCCCATCATGATGGCCGAGTTCTCGCTGACCGATCGGCAGGCCGAAGCGATCCTCAACATGCGGCTGCGCAGCTTGCGGAAGCTGGAGGAGATGGAGATCGGACGCGAGCGCAATGCGCTTGCCAAGGAACGCGAAGAGCTGGTCAAGCTCGTCGAAAGCCCGGCCCGCCAGCGCACCCGCATCAAGCGCGACCTGCAGACATTGAAGGATAAGTTCGGCGACGACCGCCGCACTCGCATCGATGAGGTCGCGCCAGCGCGCGAGATCGACTGGTCGGCGATGATCGAGAAGGAGCCAATCACCGTCATTCTGTCGCAGCGTGGCTGGATACGGGCGATGAAGGGGCATGTTCCGCTCGAGGAAGTGCCGGAGCTCAAGTGGCGCGAGGGAGACGGGCCGTTCATCCATTTCCACGCGCAGACGACCGATCGCATTGCGCTCTTCGCCTCGAACGGTCGGGTCTATACGCTGGGCGGCGACAAGCTGCCCGGTGCGCGCGGTTTCGGTGAGCCGGTGCGGCTGTTCATCGATCTGGATGCCGAGGTTGATATCGTTGAACTGCTCGTCATCCGGCCCGACCTCAAGCTCCTGCTCGCGTCGTCGGATGGCAAGGGTTTCGTGACCAGCGGCGATGCGACGTTGGCCGAAACACGCAAGGGCAAGCAGCTCGTGAACCTGCGTTCTGGTGCCAAGGTTGCGGTCGTGCGGCCGGTCATGGGGGGCGCGGACTCGGTCGCGGTGATCGGCGAAAACCGCAAAATGCTGCTCTTCCCGCTGTCGGAGCTTCCTGAGCTCGTGCGAGGACAGGGCGTCACGCTGCAACGTTACCGCGATGGCGGGCTTGCTGATGCGATCACATTGCGAATGGCTGACGGGTTGAGTTGGACGTTGGGCGGCGAAAGTGGTCGCGTGCGCACCGAAACGGACCTCACGCCATGGCGCGCGGCGCGCGGCGCGGCGGGCCGGATGCCCCCGATCGGCTTTCCTCGCGCCAATAAGTTTGACCTGCGTTAA
- a CDS encoding LysR substrate-binding domain-containing protein, translating into MRRLPPLAAIRAFEAAARTENFTAAAAELGMTQAAVSYQVKSLEERLGAPLFIREKGRARLTPLGQRLLPSLSSAFDTLESAFASHREEDESLLTITTTHTFANTWLAWRLGAFQMEHTDLAVRMTTSNELCDLRAGDADVAIRAGNGGWEGFEHHRLFESSFTPMSSPECIAETERKLGRRIEPNDMLDVNRINPSDEWWQQWFSDNGVPADDAALRRPGIRLENQANEGHAAMAGQGFALLTPLLWKGDVAAGRLAVPFPDRVSARAWSYWLVYPTERRLTPKIKRFREWLLPEIERSVADAAGGWPQPAAEAAE; encoded by the coding sequence ATGCGGCGGCTTCCACCACTTGCGGCGATCAGGGCCTTCGAAGCGGCGGCGCGGACGGAGAACTTCACCGCCGCTGCTGCCGAACTCGGCATGACGCAGGCTGCGGTGTCCTACCAGGTCAAGAGCCTTGAGGAGCGCCTTGGCGCACCGCTCTTCATTCGCGAGAAGGGGCGGGCGCGGCTGACGCCGCTGGGCCAGCGCCTGCTGCCTTCCTTGTCGAGCGCGTTCGACACGCTTGAGAGCGCTTTCGCCAGCCACCGCGAGGAAGACGAGTCACTCCTCACGATCACGACTACGCATACCTTCGCCAACACCTGGCTGGCTTGGCGGCTTGGTGCTTTTCAGATGGAGCACACCGATCTCGCTGTCCGCATGACGACGAGCAACGAGCTGTGCGACCTTCGGGCTGGCGATGCAGACGTCGCGATCCGGGCCGGCAATGGCGGCTGGGAGGGTTTCGAGCACCACCGGCTGTTCGAATCATCCTTCACGCCGATGTCGAGCCCGGAGTGCATCGCGGAGACTGAGCGAAAGCTCGGCCGCAGGATCGAGCCGAACGACATGCTCGACGTCAATCGGATCAACCCGAGCGACGAGTGGTGGCAGCAGTGGTTCAGCGACAATGGCGTGCCGGCTGACGATGCGGCACTGAGGCGGCCGGGGATCAGGCTGGAGAACCAGGCGAACGAAGGTCATGCCGCGATGGCAGGGCAGGGGTTCGCGCTGCTGACGCCTTTGCTGTGGAAGGGTGATGTCGCCGCTGGACGTCTTGCCGTGCCATTCCCCGACCGGGTGTCAGCGCGGGCCTGGTCCTACTGGCTCGTCTACCCGACCGAACGGCGGCTGACGCCCAAGATCAAGCGTTTCCGCGAATGGCTGCTGCCGGAGATCGAGCGGTCGGTGGCGGACGCCGCTGGCGGTTGGCCCCAACCCGCTGCCGAGGCTGCGGAATAG
- a CDS encoding alpha/beta hydrolase has product MNRLYRVFASFVIISLAAAAPPASLIQFSALKKRAHPEPTTTVRYGDNPLQVVDVWLPKGRGPFPTVLMIHGGCWQTDVADRHLMDWVSNDLRRRRIAVWNIDYRGVDRAGGGYPGTFMDVAAAADALSLHARELHLDTRRIVAVGHSAGGHLALWLAGRPRLLRSSPLYRDHPIPLAAVVSLGGLPDLERETQVENGCGKTVSVTLSGGHFAETSVPRLAPLHVRQYLVNGLMDPIIPTELASDYQRRMQSAGDKVTIDWVPDSGHFELIVPESRAWAVALRHIEQALHRH; this is encoded by the coding sequence ATGAACCGTCTGTACCGAGTGTTCGCGAGTTTCGTCATAATTTCCCTGGCAGCCGCCGCTCCTCCCGCAAGCCTCATACAATTCTCGGCGCTGAAGAAACGCGCCCACCCAGAGCCAACCACCACGGTGCGATACGGGGATAACCCCCTACAGGTCGTCGACGTATGGCTTCCAAAGGGTCGTGGACCGTTCCCGACCGTGCTCATGATTCACGGTGGTTGCTGGCAGACCGACGTTGCCGACCGCCATCTGATGGACTGGGTATCCAATGACCTGCGCCGCCGTCGGATCGCCGTCTGGAACATCGATTATCGCGGGGTTGACCGGGCGGGAGGTGGCTATCCCGGCACTTTCATGGATGTCGCCGCGGCCGCGGACGCGCTCAGCCTTCATGCCCGGGAACTGCATCTCGACACCCGGCGGATCGTCGCGGTTGGGCATTCGGCCGGCGGACATCTCGCGCTTTGGCTCGCCGGGCGACCGCGACTGCTTCGCTCCAGCCCGCTTTATCGGGACCACCCCATACCGCTCGCTGCTGTCGTTAGTCTCGGCGGCCTCCCCGACCTTGAACGCGAAACGCAGGTGGAAAACGGTTGCGGCAAGACGGTGAGCGTGACGCTTTCCGGCGGACACTTTGCGGAAACGTCGGTGCCGCGTCTCGCGCCGCTCCACGTCCGGCAATATCTCGTGAACGGCCTGATGGATCCGATCATCCCGACCGAGCTCGCCTCGGACTATCAGCGCCGAATGCAGTCCGCTGGTGACAAGGTGACGATCGACTGGGTTCCCGACTCCGGCCACTTCGAGCTGATCGTACCCGAAAGCCGAGCGTGGGCTGTCGCGCTGAGACATATCGAGCAGGCACTGCACCGCCACTGA
- the purC gene encoding phosphoribosylaminoimidazolesuccinocarboxamide synthase yields MARRRQIYEGKAKILYEGPEPGTLIQYFKDDATAFNAQKRGTISGKGVINNRISEHIFTSLSAIGVPTHFIRRLNMREQLIRQVEIIPIEVVIRNVAAGSLSKRLGIEEGTQLPRTIIEYYYKDDALGDPMIADEHIACFGWATQDEMNDIADMAIRVNDFLSGMFAAIGIRLIDFKLEFGRVWDGDYARVILADEISPDGCRLWDIKTNQKLDKDRFRQDLGGVEEAYQEVARRLGLLQPDEENAVLDFDTHRKKRGR; encoded by the coding sequence GTGGCTCGCCGCCGCCAGATTTATGAGGGCAAGGCCAAGATCCTCTACGAGGGTCCAGAGCCCGGCACGCTCATTCAATATTTCAAGGACGACGCCACGGCGTTCAATGCGCAAAAGCGCGGGACGATCAGCGGCAAGGGCGTCATCAACAACCGCATCTCCGAGCACATCTTCACGTCGCTTTCGGCGATCGGGGTTCCGACGCATTTCATCCGCCGCCTCAACATGCGCGAGCAGTTGATCCGCCAGGTCGAGATCATCCCGATCGAGGTCGTGATCCGCAATGTCGCCGCCGGTTCGCTTTCCAAGCGCCTCGGCATCGAGGAGGGCACCCAGCTGCCCCGCACGATCATCGAATATTATTACAAGGACGATGCGCTGGGCGACCCGATGATCGCCGATGAGCACATCGCTTGCTTCGGCTGGGCGACGCAGGACGAGATGAACGACATCGCGGACATGGCGATCCGGGTGAACGACTTCCTGTCGGGCATGTTCGCCGCGATCGGTATCCGCCTAATCGACTTTAAGCTGGAGTTCGGCCGGGTCTGGGACGGCGACTATGCGCGGGTCATTCTGGCTGATGAGATCAGCCCCGACGGCTGCCGCCTGTGGGACATCAAGACTAACCAAAAGCTCGACAAGGACCGCTTCCGCCAGGACCTAGGCGGCGTTGAGGAGGCCTATCAGGAAGTCGCCCGCCGGCTCGGCCTGCTCCAGCCAGATGAGGAAAACGCGGTCCTCGACTTCGACACTCACAGGAAGAAACGCGGCCGGTGA